The Hirundo rustica isolate bHirRus1 chromosome 24, bHirRus1.pri.v3, whole genome shotgun sequence genome includes a window with the following:
- the FANCE gene encoding Fanconi anemia group E protein: MEPRCPAWLQLCPPPCRLLLQALCSGPAGAMAALRVLRRGQPRQGPGHAFPWQALTAALCAEEPSLEGPKDALAVKPRLLLLPVLCQRNFFSLLLVVQDAVPGDCLERLLQALEQDSPVDPWVQALGDLLRQGPRAQQGSPRPTALSSVCQQQLRGLCQKIAQKKPEGQRKLSWCFSRQPDAPDSQGGKRKKASEESLELDSEREGKRLLLEEVAFEPLGPQECGDVAGVEEEVPEEPSEITSAQRTDEAAPHSSQQEAVGELRKISQAELAAEVQSFVQVHGQRLKMLLLQESSDGVSLRTPPELSILSSCSPSQLEGLCSFLQLSTCPEPSLVRFCSWLLALTPDLSYTSAAVLAEQLFLRRVLSLAQPPSRHLMAALTSFCSKYSHPFCRVLVAALLQEPGEGAEQTKLMCELVEECLEPHSVQLVLSQILEVPLSEKLLPVLQAALGRQEVLPPELLDLLVLTLCQQAPAFATSLSFARLVTAVLAVCQSQVTPAQRSSLAAVLDRSNAALKKSLRAVLEGAR; encoded by the exons ATGGAGCCCCGGTGCccggcctggctgcagctctgtcccccGCCGTGCCGCCTCCTGCTCCAGGCGCTGtgctccggccccgccggggCGATGGCCGCGCTGCGGGTGCTGCGGCGGGGCCAGCCCCGCCAGGGCCCGGGGCACGCGTTCCCCTGGCAGGCTCTCACCGCTGCCCTGTGCGCCGAGGAGCCCTCGCTGGAGGGGCCGAAGGACGCCCTGGCTGT caagccacggctgctgctgctgcccgttTTGTGCCAGAGAAActtcttctccctgctcctcgtGGTGCAGGATGCGGTGCCGGGGGACTGCCTTGAGCGACTGCTGCAGGCCTTGGAGCAAGATtcccctgtggatccctggGTGCAGGCACTGGGGGATCTGCTCCGGCAGGGACcaagggcacagcagggctccCCACGTCCCACTGCCCTGTCTTCcgtgtgccagcagcagcttagGGGCCTGTGCCAGAAAATTGCCCAGAAGAAACCAGAGGGGCAAAGAAAATTGAGCTGGTGCTTCAGCAGGCAGCCTGATGCCCCTGACTCTCAAGGTGGGAAGCGCAAGAAGGCGTCAGAGGAGAGCCTGGAGTTGGACAGtgagagagaggggaagaggTTGTTGCTGGAGGAGGTGGCATTTGAGCCCCTGGGGCCTCAGGAGTGTGGAGATGTGGCAGGGGTGGAAGAGGAGGTGCCCGAGGAGCCTTCAGAAATCACATCTGCTCAGAGAACAGATGAGGCTGCtccacacagctcccagcaggaagCAGTTGGGGAGCTCAGGAAGAtttcccaggcagagctggcagcggAGGTCCAGTCCTTTGTCCAG GTGCACGGACAGAggctgaaaatgctgctgctgcaggagtcCAGT GACGGTGTTTCCCTGCGCACCCCACCCGAGCTGAGCatcctgagcagctgctcccccagccaG CTCGAGGGGCTGTgctccttcctccagctctccaCGTGCCCGGAGCCCTCCCTGGTGCGTTtctgcagctggctgctggctctgaCCCCCGACCTGAGCTACACCAGCGCAGCCGTCCTGGCGGAGCAGCTCTTCCTCAGGCGA GTGCTGTCCCTCGCCCAGCCGCCGTCCCGACACCTCATGGCTGCCCTCACTTCGTTTTGCTCCAAGTATTCCCATCCCTTCTGCCGTGTGCTGGTGGCTgcgctgctgcaggagccaggggaag gTGCCGAGCAGACCAAGCTGATGTGTGAGCTGGTGGAGGAGTGCCTGGAGCCACACTCGGTGCAGCTGGTGCTAAG CCAAATCTTGGAGGTGCCTTTGTCCGAGAAACTCCTGCCGGTACTGCAGGCCGCGCTGGGGCGGCAG GAGGTGCTGCCCCCTGAGCTCTTGGATCTCCTGGTCCTGACCCTGTGCCAGCAGGCTCCGGCCTTCGCCACCTCGCTCAGCTTCGCCAGGCTGGTGACGGCCGTGCTCGCGGTGTGTCAGAGCCAG GTCACCCCAGCTCAGcggagcagcctggctgctgtcctGGACCGCAGCAACGCGGCGCTGAAGAAATCGCTGCGGGCTGTGCTGGAAGGGGCCAGGTGA